AGGTGGGGATCGCCAATCAGGTTTGTCTGGACTTAATGCTCATGTAGATGTTCCTTGCCGTCGGCATGGATGTGCGTACTCGGCTGCGCCGGGGAAGGCTGGCTTGCTTCAGCCGCGCCGTGATGGTTCTCTGCGTGGCCACCCGCTGCTTCTGTGCCGCTGTGATGATCACCGTGTGGGGCCGTTTCGCCTCCGCCATGCTGATGGCCTCCACTGGAGGCAACCAGCGTTCGATACTCCTCAGCGTTCAGCGACGGTAACTCGTCCAGAAATGCCACCATCTCCCAGATGTACTGATCAGCCATGCTTTGGCCCCAAGCGGGCATGCCGGAAGCCTTGATGCCATGTTTGATGATCCAGAATGTTCTCGCGGGGTCTCCACTGAGCCCGGTCTGAGTCAGGTCGGGAGGAGACGGATATAGCCCCTTGCTAAGCTCCGACGCGCTCTGCCCTGGCGTGAGATGGCAACTGGCACACATCGCATCGTAATTACCCGAGCCAGCCTGAATGTTGTCAGCGCCCTTGAGATCGGGAACGTCGATCGACTCCGAGCGAACCGCTATTGACCGGTTTCGAGCCACCTCAAGAAAATCGTGGACGACTGCTGAGTGTGGCTCGTCCGCTGCCACACTGATCACGCCAAAATACACAACTCCGGCGACAGCGGTCGCAAACACTGCGAACGCTACCACCAACGTGCCCACTATTTTTTTCATTATTCGATCCTAAAACCACATCCTCACGCCAGCGACGAAGCGCGCCGACTCATTTTCTTCACCTTCCTCTCGGGTAAAGTCAGCTGTTTGCCCATAGCTTCTACCCCAGCTAACGCCGACATAGGGGGCGAACTCACGGGCTATTTCATAGCGAAGGCGCAAGCCGGCTTCGGCCTCGCTCAAGCCAGAGCCAATTCCTCTACTGGAGTCATCCTTGCCATGGAAATTCAGCTCCGCCACCGGCTGCAGCACAAGACGGTTGGTTAGCAGAACGTCATATTCTGCTTCCAGCCGTGCAGCGGTCTGCCCACCTTCGCCGAGGTACGCTGTGGCCTCTACTTCCAGTCCATACAACGCCATCCCTTGCAGGCCGACTGCAGCCCAGGTCTGTGGTGAGCCTGGTTTGAAGTCCTGTCTGACACCCCCGACTAGCTCCCACCAGGGGCCGACAGCGTGTCCCCATAACACGTGCACCTCAGCTTCTTCTGTAATGCCATTGGTACGCTCACCCTCAGAACGCAACCAGACCCGGTCAATATCTCCTCCCCACCATCCGCCAAGCTCCCATGCCAGTGCGCTGCCTTCATCGGCGTTCTGATACTCAAGCTGATCGAAGAGCAGAAAAGCGTAAGGCTTCTTGTCATGGACCGTGTGTCCCTGAATGGCTGGAAACGCAGCCGCCCGGTCAGCATCGGTCAAAGCTGGGATAAACGAGGGCTGGGCTACCCCATTTACATCGCGAGCCCCGTGCGTGTTGCTTTGCATTGGCCGGCCGGAGCTTTGGTCCATATCGCCGTGCTGCATCCCACCATGGTCCATCTGGCTATGATCCATATCGCCGTGCTGCATCGAACCATGGCCCGCTTTGCTCGAGCCGTGCTGGCTGTGGCTCATGCTCGGGGACTGTTCGCTTCGCTCAATAGGAGGAGAGGCACCCTGATGTCCCGTGTGTCCTTCGGCTGCGAGCACGCTGACTGGGGAGGCCACGCTCAGCAAAGTCACCATGAATGCGCGGCCGGTAAGTTTTTGGTATCTGCAAACCGTCATCGCTGCGACTCCTTAGGCTCGTTCATCGACACGGACTTCACGGAACATGCCCATTTCCATATGGAACAGCAAATGGCAGTGATAGGCCCAGCGGCCCAACGCATCGGCCGTGACGCGATAACTGCGCCTGGAGCCCGGAGGCATATCGATCGTGTGTTTGCGTACCAGGAAATTGCCGTTTTCGTCCTCCAGATCGCTCCACATTCCATGCAAGTGAATCGGGTGGGTCATCATCGTGTCGTTGACCAGTGTGATGCGAACCCGCTCACCGTAAGTGAGACGCAGCGGCTCGGCGTCGGAAAATTCTACGCCATCGAACGACCACGAAAACCGTTCCATATGACCGGTAAGATGCAGTTCGATGGTTCTGCTCGGCTCGCGCCCATCCGGATCGGGGAAGGTGCTTCTCAGGTCGCCATAAGTCAACGTACGGCGGCCGTTGTCGCGTAACCCAAGCCCCGGGTCATCCAACTTTGGCGTCGGCGTCATGGTCTGCATATCGACCAGAGGGTTTCCCTCTTCGGTGGCAGGATGCTGCTGCATTGCACCCATCGCGCCCATGGTCCCGTGGTCCATGGCTCCCATTTGACTGTGGTCCATCGAACCGTGCCCCATCTGAGCGTGGTCCATGTCCGACATCGGCTGAGCGGAATCATGACTCATCCCGGCCATGCTTCCGTGATCCATCCCCATGTCCTGCATGCTGAGTTCGGGCCTGGGATCTGTCTCGGGAACTGGCGCGCCCAAGCCCTCACGAATGGCTAGGGTGCCACGAGCGAAGCCAGTGCGATCCATCGACTGAGCGAAGATGGTGTACGCCTGTTCCTGCTCAGGCTCTACTATTACGTCATACGTCTCGGCCACCGCGATCCGAAATTCGTCGACACTAACCGGCTCGACATGAAGCCCGTCCGCCGCCACGACGGTCATTTTCAACCCGGGGATACGAACGTCGAAGTAGCTCATAGCCGAACCGTTGATGAAGCGCAGCCGGAGCTTCTCGCCAGGCTTGAACAGTCCCGTCCAGTTGCCGTTAGGCGCTAGGCCGTTCATCAGATAGGTGTAGGTGTAGCCACTTACGTCGGCCAGGTCTGTCGGGCTCATCTTCATTTGCGCCCACATCTTGCGATCGGCCAGCGTCGCGCCCAGCCCATCCTGCTTGGCATCGCGAATGAAGTCACCGACGGTACGCTGATTGAAGTTGTAGTAGTCGGACTGTTTCTTCAGCTTGGCCATGATTTCTTCCGAGCTCTCGTCAGTCCAGTCAGTCAGCATGACGACATAATCGCGATCGTACTCGAATGGCTCTGGATCCTTCGCGTCGATGACCAACGGACCATAAACTCCGGCCTGTTCCTGGAACCCTGAGTGGCTGTGGTACCAGTAAGTGCCGTGCTGGTTCACCTGGAATTTGTACTCATACATTCCGTCCGGAGCGATGCCATGGAAACTTAGCCCCGGGACGCCATCCATATTCGCTGGGAGAATAATCCCATGCCAATGAATGGAGGTGTCTTCTTCAAGGCGATTGGCCACCCGCAAGGTGACCGTATCGCCCTCCCGCCAACGCAGCAAAGGGCCAGGAATCGTGCCATTGATGGTGAGCGCAGTCCGCGGTTTGCCCGTGATGTTCACAGGCCTCTCGCCAATGACCAGGTCAAATTCGGTTCCGGTAAGGACGGTTGGCTGCCCGGGACTGGTCACTGCCCAGACTGGAGATCTCCACAGCCCGAGCCCCCCGAACAGTCCTGTTGCGACTAATCCTTTTACAAAGGTTCGTCTCGACGTCTTGTATTGCATGGCTTGGTGCCCCGTGCTCGAGAATCAGGTCACTTGCAGCTTAGCGAAGCGATGAGCTGAATGTGCCATATCGCTAACGGGCGTGTGATTACATTTATGTCAGCTTCGTGCCGAGGGTGAGGGAGCCGCAAAAAAAAGCGCCCAGCGGGCGCGGATCTCTAAGAAGGAGTACAACGTAGCAGAGATACAAACCGGACCGTCGACCCGGCAGAACAGCAGTCTCACGAGACAATATCAAACCGAACCTGTCACTACGCTGTTTGCAAAATTACATTTCTGTCAGGTAGACGCACGGCGCAAACTTCTCCGCAGCCACAGCGGTCGACAAACGTGTGGCCTGGCTGGCCCAGGCCGCACGAACCTACCTTCACTGTGGAGAACACCAATGATGAATGCCAAATTGCAATCCTGCATCCAGGCCTGTAGCAACTGTGCGATCGTTTGCCAGACGTGCGCTGCTGCCTGCCTCGGCGAAGACGACGTGAAAATGATGGCTCGATGCATCAAGCTCGACATGGATTGCGCCGATATTTGCCAGCTCGCTGCCAATTTTATGGCTCGAGACAGCGAGTACGCCGCAGACATCTGCCGCCTCTGCGCTCAGATATGCCGCGCCTGTGGCGAAGAGTGCAAAAAACATGAGGCTGACCATTGCCAACGCTGCGCTGAAGCCTGCATGGCCTGCGCCGAAGAATGCGAACGGATGGCTGGCTAATTGCCTGGTGCGTTCGGGTCATTACCCGGACGCGCCCCGTCAGCCCACCCCGTTATGCTTTGAGCCGAATTACATTCCTGTAAGGCAATGGAATGTCCCCTCCGACAACGGCACAATGAGCTAACTGCCCCGGAGCTCAATTGTGAAAATCCTAGTTGCCGAAGACGAGCCGAAAACTGGCGTCTACCTTAAACAGGGCTTGACGGAAGCAGGGTTCAACGTGGATCTGGTAACCAACGGGACTGACGCGGCCCATCAGGCGCTCGGTGAACGGTATGATCTACTAGTGCTCGATGTGATGATGCCAGGACTAGACGGCTGGCAAGTACTCGAAAAAGTGCGTACTGCAGGAAGGGAAACCCCTGCGTTGTTTCTCACTGCCAGAGATCGGGTCGAGGACAGGGTCAAAGGCCTTGAGCTGGGCGCCGACGATTACCTCATTAAACCGTTTGCGTTTTCCGAACTTCTTGCTCGGGTCCGATCGCTGCTACGCCGAGGAAGCAGCAGCACCGCTCAGACGATGCTTACCATTGAGGATTTGCGGTTGGATCTCCTCAAGCGAAGAGTGGAGCGCGGAGGGCGGCGGATCGATCTGACTGCCAAGGAATTCAAGCTGCTCGAATTGCTGCTTCGCCGACGCGGCGAAGTATTGTCCAAATCGCTCATCGCCTCGAAAGTGTGGGACATTAATTTCGATAGCGACACCAATATCATCGAGGTGGCCATTCGCCGGCTACGGGCGAAAATTGACGATGAGTTTCCGGTCAAGTTGATCCATACCGTGCGAGGCATGGGCTATTTTATCGACGGAACGGGCACTGCTTAGGTCCCGGTCTTACGCTTGGTCTCCGCGTCTAATTGAACCGTTTTGGTTAGCTCGCGCTGATCAAGACCGGCGCGAAGCCGCCACCGGGCGTGCGAAAGTTGGTCGTCTGGCCTTGATACAGTCGCGCCGCGGCGAGTATCAGATTCCCGCGATAGGTATACAGCCGCACATCCACCTTAAGCATTTGCCGTTCACCGTCGACCATGACAACCCGCTCCGACGGCGGAACGAAGGTCTGAGCGATATAGTCGCTATCAAGGATCTGGGCATAGGTGTTTTTGGTGAGCTTGCTGCCACGGTAGGCACCCTTGCTGCCATAACCTGCCACTGGCTTGAAGAACCAGTTCTTGCGCTGTTGCCAAAGCTCCGCCTCGTTGCCCGCATTCACCGAGACAGTGCGCGGAACACCGCGGCGAAGTAGCTCAATCTTCTCACCGCTCAAGCCCCACTCTTGCAAGCTATCGAAGTCGGACCACTCGATCAGGTTGCGTTTATCAGCGAACAAGGCATGTGTAAACGGGTTTGGCGTTACAACAGCGCTCCCATCCAGCCAGGCTGAGCGCAAGACAGCGTGCTCCGGAGCCTGCAGAGAGAAGTCCACCAGACGGTTGTAGACCAGGTCGATCTTGTTATCGTCGTGATACAACGCGCCGGCGCTCGATCTCAGTTCTGACGGCGACACGATGAGCGCATCGATTCCGGCGTTTCGGAACAGCTGCTGGGCCAAGCGAAACTCAGGATACAGGTATTGCTCGGTAGGCTGGTCATCTACGATCGCTATGCGGCGCGGCCTTCCATTGCCGCGCTGTAGAAGCCACTCACTTTCGAATTGGCTTATTACCTGCCGGTGAAAATCATCGGCCCAAGCAATCCGTGCAGCGCTGCTACAACACTGCAGTTGCGCTCGGGCCAGCGTGGCATTGAGGAAAGCACCTCCAGCATTAGTGTTGACTTCAATAAGACGGGGCCCGTCTTCGCTTAGATGAAAGTCATAGCCCATGAAAGCACCCACAGGGCCGGGATTGATCTGCGCAGTCTGCGGCGCTCGGCCGAGGACCCTCTGACGAAACCCCGGCAGAGCGGCAGCTGTCTCCAAAGCCAGGACAATCTCCATCATGCAATCCAGGTCTCGTTGAGGCACGAACACCGCTACGTCTGAAAAGAACTGGTGCCAGGTCGGGCTTGAAACCAACTGCTCTTGCGCATCGCCCAACAGGCCAGCGAGATTCAGCATCACCTTAGGCCTATCAAGGGTGGCGCAGACGCAGTGCTGGTTGAGCTTCTTCGACTTGGTCTGGAATGAGGAATCATCGGTTTTCGTCATATGCATATCCTTAATGTCGTGCGCATAGTTGCAAGCCCGACGAACTCTCCGGATTGCGCCGCTGCCAGGTGAAAAGCAGCGCGGGTGCCGAGCCGCATGGAACAAAGACCGGACCTACCCAACGTCAGCCAACAGCTATCGGCAACCTCATCTGGAAAGTCGTGACTCCATTAGCCGAGTGGCAGTCAATCGAGCCTTCGTGCGCCTCGACAATTGAGCGCGTAATGGCCATGCCGAGCCCGGCGTTCAGCGTGTTGCCCTCTCGCCTGGCCGTATCGATACGGTAAAAACGATCAAACAGCTTATCGACGTGGTCTGGCGCGATCGTTGGTCCTTGATTGCTCACTTCAAGGCGCGCCCACTCGCGAGCGTTAGAAACTTTGATGTCGACGGTCGAGCCGGGCTCGCCGTAGCGGACAGCATTGGACATCACGTTCGAGATCGCTCTGCGGAGCATCAAGTTGTCTCCCTTCACCTTTGAGGTACCAGTGCTGTGCAGCGCCAGTTTTATCTCTTTCTCATCTGCGGCGTACTCGTAATATTCCAGCACTCCTGCAGCAATCGCGCTCAGGTCGTGATCCTCAAAATCAGGAGTGATCATGCCGTTGTCGGCCTTGGCTAGAAAAAGCATGTCGTCGACCATTCGCGACATGCGACGAAGCTCCTCAAGGGTCGAAAACAAGACATCTTTGTAGTCAGCACTGTCTCTTTCCTTCAAAAGAGCAACTTCTGTCTGGGTTAGCATGCTGTTGAGCGGAGTGCGTAGCTCGTGGGCAATATCAGCTGAGAAGCTCGACAGCCTCAGAAAGGACTGATCGAGGCGCTCCAACATGGCGTTGAAGTTATCCACCAGTTCGTGAAGTTCAGATGGCACCGACTCCGTTGAAATACGTGTATCCAGACAGTTTGCGGTGATGGTTGAGGATGTTCGGGACAGGCTTGAAATCGGTTCGAGGCCTCGACGAATGAAGACAAAGCCAAGCGCGCCACTAAGTGCTGCGCTGATAATCAACGTATAGAAAAACCACCGCCGAATCATCTCAAAGAAATGGGTGCGGTGCGTGACATCCATAGCCAGGTGAATGGTGCCGCCTTCTCCGTCAGCCCATCCCTCGATCCGTTCAGTCATACCACTGTAGCGGTTGGAGCCAACCTGTATCAGCCATCGCTCGCCTTGCCTGGGGCCGAGTGAAGCCGCTAGCTCTTCAGACAAGTTGTGATGTGAATAGATGACTCTGTCCCCGGCCAAGATCGCTGCGGCGAAGCCGAATGAAGTATCGACTAACTGGTGGATATCCGAAACCATTTCAGGTTCGAGGCTGCTCCCCCGCGAGAGGAGTGATTCCAGAGCTGAAACCTTGCCCTCAAGCACTGCTGCGTCCTGTTGTTGGAAGTGCAAACGGCAGAAATAATCGAAGCTGACGGCGGCCAAGCTCAGGACTGCCGTCACGACTATCACGAATAGAAGCGCCATTCTTCCACGCAGCGACAATCTGCTCATTCCGTTCCACCTTTCGTTCAAATTAAGCTTTCGGGCTCTGCTCAACTGCGCCTATCTCCGAGCATCCGACATGCTTCTCATGGCTTCTAGCGCCGCTGCGACCCACCTAGCAGTTGCCGTTTACGAACCGAAGTCGCACCAGGGGGAAAACGTTTCATTGAGGCGACTGGCGACAAGCCTAACCCAGGTAAGGGCAACAAGGGCATGGCTTCGCCGAATCCCAACGCCGCAAGGTTTCATTAGCCAGCAGCTCTTCCGATAATAGAGCGGAACGCTAGGTAGCGTGACGGTCAAGGTATGGATGTCCGCTTCATGGCCGGAAGCAGCCGGTGTCGAACGTCCGCTTCTGGCCCGATAGCAGCCGATCAATTCACCGGATTGTAAAGTTCGGCTCTCCGACACGCCTCGGTGTACTTGTGTTCGCTTCTGTAGCAGCTGTGGTTGCGCCCGTTCTTGACTGTCTTTTTATAGCGTCGACATTCGATGCTGCCATCCTTGAAGAGAAAGCAATCGGACTTGCTCTCATTCACCGTTGCGGCGCGCGCGTGCGAACACGGAGCCGATGGCACCGAACACACAAGCGAGGGGAATCAGGTATTGGCCGCCGAAAGCGAAGGTTCGCAGCAGCTGGCCGGCGACGATGCCGCCCATGTCGTTAGGCGTCACCGCACGAGGAACTGGCACGGGGCTGTTGGCGATCGGGTTGAGGATCAGCCAGGCGATAAGGCCTATCGACAGGCTTGCCCACCAGGGCAAACGGGCGAGGGTCGTTACGAAGTCTTCAAAGGGAGTCGTGCGTCTACTACGGGCCATCCATAGGCTCCTTGCGTCACCGGCTTCACTGCCATGCACGGACATTAACCCGCTCCAGCTGTAGCGGTAAAGTCCGGCTATCGGCCTGTTTGCGAAAATGTCGTTCATCGCCGCTGAGCCGCCCCGGTCTCGCTGCCGCGCTCAACGCCAGCCCACTCCAGACAATAGAAAACGCCCCGGGGCATCGCTGCCTTCGGGGCGCCGTTCCCCTCCGTTATTAGTGACCGCTGGCGTGGTCTACCGCCTCCTCGGTTTGGAAGATCTTGCTGTCGGCTTCGCCGTTGACGTGGAGGATGCCCACCAGCCCTTTCTCGGCACGAGACAGCGCTCAACCTCAGGCTACGACCGGCAGGCTGGGGTCACCTTTGACCAGAATCGATTCGACGGGCGTGGCGTATGTTCAGAGGAGTGGTTGATTGTCGCAAGCACAGCGTGGGCTGAAACGAGTGTGGATGTGCCGGAGACGCCGTGAGTGACCTGATTGGAGCATCGACCAGGCTGAAGCGGTATAAGCGCTGCGATCAGGACCGAGCTACGAGAAGCGAGGCTTTCCGGAGCTTGAACTAACTGCCCCTGCCCCGCCTATCCCGATAGCCCAAACGCCACCTGACGGTGGCGTTCTTTTGCGGTTTAAAGCTTGGTCACGAAGGTTCGCGCCTGATACAGCGCAGAGCCGCTGAGCACGATGATGACCGCGACGGCGACGATATCAGCCCCGGGAAAACCCCAGAAATCAGACATGGATGTCTCCTTGTTGGTGAGTGGTAGCGCTCGCGGTCAGGCGAGCGCAGTATCGCGCATGCGCTGACGACCGAAGTCGTTGAGGCGGAACTTGAACAACACCCGGCCCTTGCCGAAATACGCCTCATCGTCGAGCTTCTCTTCGACGCTCTCGATGATGCCGCTGGAGAAAAGGTCCGTCAGCGTGACGCGGGTATTGCCGCGCCAGTAGGGGCCGCTGAGGGCGAACTCCTTCATCAGCGCGTCAGTGACCTGCCAGTCCCAGATGCCGCTATCCTGCGTGGCATTGATGAGCTGGAGGATGCGGCCCTTCATATGCAATCTATTCATGAGTTGCTCCAGTGGTCACGAGTTGGCCGCATTGGCGGTGGCGCCAGTCGGCTTGCTATCGGTCTTCACGGCGCGCACGACTTCCAGCACCTCGTCGTTCTCCGTGTACATGACGAATCCGCCGGTCACGAACAGGGCAAGACCCGCCAGGAAGTTCCACTCAGGAAAATCGAGGGTGAACGCGGTGAGGAAGATCACCGCGAACAGCCCGTACAAGGCGGCGATGGCTTGTCCGCGCCCTACCCCGATTAGCGGGAAGGACTTGTACCAGGAGACGTAACAGAAGGCGAAGGTCACCCCAGCCAGCGTCAGCCAGCCCATGGCTGCCCAGTTGAACGTTGCCGCGACCAGTTCCACCACCGGTTGATCGGTGAACAGAAAGATCGCCGGCAGGATCAGCGCTACCCAATACAGCACTTCGGCGGTAAAACGCACGGTGATGCCAACATCCGGGTCAGCCACATCCAGCCCACGGCCAGCGATAGCACCTTCCACACCCCAGCCCAACGCTGCCATGGCGCCACCGAGATAACCCAGCCAGCCAGCGTCGCCGGTACCGGTCAGCTCGCCGATGATGCCGGGCGCATACACGGTCACACCGCCAGCCAGGATGATGAAGATACCCAGCGCGGCGCGCCGGGTGATCTTTTCCTGATACCAGAGCCTGGCGAGCGTGGCACCGATGATTGGATACATCAGCGCCGATATGGCCGCAAAGGCCCCACCGATGTAGCCCATCGCCAGATACGAGCCAAAGATCGCCATCGGGCCACCGAAGATCGCACCGATGAAGAACCACTTGGAGATGTGGCGCATCTGCTTGATGGTGCGAACGTACTCGCCCCACTTGCCGAGCACCCCGTTCCAGACGAACAGGAAGAACAGCACGGCGATGGCATTGAACGTCGTCAGTACGGCCGCGGCCAGCAGAAACTCGGCGTTGGTGTCGTAGCTCAGATCGACGTAGGGCGCCTCGAACCAGACTGCCGAGCCTGGCACATACCAGGCGCCCCACAGCACGGCGCACCACAGGGCCCACATGAACCCCCAGCGGATGCTGCTGGAGGTGAAACGCGCACGCGCCTGACTCAGGCTCGGCTGACTCATGCGCGTTCCTTGGCTGGCTGGGATTTGCCTTCGGCAAGGAAAGCTTCCAGCGAATCGTCCATCGCATCCATCCAGGGCGTATGGTGCACCGGCGCCAGCGTGCCGGTCAGCGTCGAGCGGTAGCTCTTGTTGCGATAACCGAGGATGTCCGCTTCCTTGTGGTGCTCCCACTGCTTGAAGATCTCGGCAACGGCGGTCACGTCGAACTCCGGGTAGTCGGTTGGCTCAAGCAGATCGAGTATGTACGCTGCCTGGAAATCGATCGCCTCGAACGGATCGGCCACTTGCTCCTCGCGGGCTACCCATTCGCGGGTATCGGCCTCCATGGCCTCAGCCGACGGCAGCTCGATGCGTCCTAGCATCAGGTCCCGGGCATACCAGGCCTGGGCATCGAACATGTTGAAGGTGTAGTACTGATCCTGCATGCCGAGGAACATCAGCTTGGGATTGGCCAGGGACACGATGCCCTTGTACAAGCCTTCCGGGTATAGGCGGTTGTGCGTGGTCAGCGTCAGCTCGTCCGGCAGGAACGGGAAGTGATGCTGATACCCCGTGCACAGGATGATCGCGTCGATCTCCTTGCTGGTGCCATCCTTGAAATGCGCGGTCTTGCCGACCACTTCGGTGAGCAACGGCACTTCGGCGAAGGACTCCGGCCAGTCGAAGCCCATGGGCTTGGAACGGTAGCTGAAGGTTACCGACCGGGCGCCGTACTTGTGGCACTGGGTACCGATGTCTTCGGCGGAGTAACTACTGCCGATCAGCAGCAGATCCTTGCCCTCGAACTCACGCGCATCGCGGAAGTCGTGGGCATGCAGCACGCGGCCGGGAAAACGCTCAAGGCCTTCGAAATACGGCGCGTTGGGCGTAGAGAAATGGCCGGTGGCGACGATTACATGATCGAACTCTTCGGTGCTGAGCTCGTCCTGTTTCAGATCGCGCACGGTGACTGCGAATTTGCCGGTCGCCTCGTCATGGGCTACCCAGTGCACCGCCGTGTTGAAGCGGATGTACTGACGCACGTTGCTCTTGGCGACACGCCCCATGATGTAGTCACGCAGCACGGCGCGCGGCGGGTAGGACGGGATCGGCCGGCCGAAGTGTTCTTCGAAGCTATAGTCGGCGAACTCGAGGCATTCCTTCGGGCCGTTCGACCAGAGATAGCGATACATGCTGCCGTGGACCGGCTCGCCGTAGGCATCGAGCCCGGTGCGCCAGGTGTAGTTCC
The nucleotide sequence above comes from Halopseudomonas xinjiangensis. Encoded proteins:
- a CDS encoding heavy metal sensor histidine kinase, translating into MSRLSLRGRMALLFVIVVTAVLSLAAVSFDYFCRLHFQQQDAAVLEGKVSALESLLSRGSSLEPEMVSDIHQLVDTSFGFAAAILAGDRVIYSHHNLSEELAASLGPRQGERWLIQVGSNRYSGMTERIEGWADGEGGTIHLAMDVTHRTHFFEMIRRWFFYTLIISAALSGALGFVFIRRGLEPISSLSRTSSTITANCLDTRISTESVPSELHELVDNFNAMLERLDQSFLRLSSFSADIAHELRTPLNSMLTQTEVALLKERDSADYKDVLFSTLEELRRMSRMVDDMLFLAKADNGMITPDFEDHDLSAIAAGVLEYYEYAADEKEIKLALHSTGTSKVKGDNLMLRRAISNVMSNAVRYGEPGSTVDIKVSNAREWARLEVSNQGPTIAPDHVDKLFDRFYRIDTARREGNTLNAGLGMAITRSIVEAHEGSIDCHSANGVTTFQMRLPIAVG
- a CDS encoding heavy metal response regulator transcription factor — its product is MKILVAEDEPKTGVYLKQGLTEAGFNVDLVTNGTDAAHQALGERYDLLVLDVMMPGLDGWQVLEKVRTAGRETPALFLTARDRVEDRVKGLELGADDYLIKPFAFSELLARVRSLLRRGSSSTAQTMLTIEDLRLDLLKRRVERGGRRIDLTAKEFKLLELLLRRRGEVLSKSLIASKVWDINFDSDTNIIEVAIRRLRAKIDDEFPVKLIHTVRGMGYFIDGTGTA
- a CDS encoding c-type cytochrome; protein product: MKKIVGTLVVAFAVFATAVAGVVYFGVISVAADEPHSAVVHDFLEVARNRSIAVRSESIDVPDLKGADNIQAGSGNYDAMCASCHLTPGQSASELSKGLYPSPPDLTQTGLSGDPARTFWIIKHGIKASGMPAWGQSMADQYIWEMVAFLDELPSLNAEEYRTLVASSGGHQHGGGETAPHGDHHSGTEAAGGHAENHHGAAEASQPSPAQPSTHIHADGKEHLHEH
- a CDS encoding four-helix bundle copper-binding protein translates to MMNAKLQSCIQACSNCAIVCQTCAAACLGEDDVKMMARCIKLDMDCADICQLAANFMARDSEYAADICRLCAQICRACGEECKKHEADHCQRCAEACMACAEECERMAG
- a CDS encoding flavin-containing monooxygenase — its product is MSFRVAILGAGPSGLAQLRAFEAARRNGADIPEIVCYEKQSDWGGLWNYTWRTGLDAYGEPVHGSMYRYLWSNGPKECLEFADYSFEEHFGRPIPSYPPRAVLRDYIMGRVAKSNVRQYIRFNTAVHWVAHDEATGKFAVTVRDLKQDELSTEEFDHVIVATGHFSTPNAPYFEGLERFPGRVLHAHDFRDAREFEGKDLLLIGSSYSAEDIGTQCHKYGARSVTFSYRSKPMGFDWPESFAEVPLLTEVVGKTAHFKDGTSKEIDAIILCTGYQHHFPFLPDELTLTTHNRLYPEGLYKGIVSLANPKLMFLGMQDQYYTFNMFDAQAWYARDLMLGRIELPSAEAMEADTREWVAREEQVADPFEAIDFQAAYILDLLEPTDYPEFDVTAVAEIFKQWEHHKEADILGYRNKSYRSTLTGTLAPVHHTPWMDAMDDSLEAFLAEGKSQPAKERA
- a CDS encoding DMT family transporter codes for the protein MSQPSLSQARARFTSSSIRWGFMWALWCAVLWGAWYVPGSAVWFEAPYVDLSYDTNAEFLLAAAVLTTFNAIAVLFFLFVWNGVLGKWGEYVRTIKQMRHISKWFFIGAIFGGPMAIFGSYLAMGYIGGAFAAISALMYPIIGATLARLWYQEKITRRAALGIFIILAGGVTVYAPGIIGELTGTGDAGWLGYLGGAMAALGWGVEGAIAGRGLDVADPDVGITVRFTAEVLYWVALILPAIFLFTDQPVVELVAATFNWAAMGWLTLAGVTFAFCYVSWYKSFPLIGVGRGQAIAALYGLFAVIFLTAFTLDFPEWNFLAGLALFVTGGFVMYTENDEVLEVVRAVKTDSKPTGATANAANS
- a CDS encoding copper resistance protein B, with amino-acid sequence MVTLLSVASPVSVLAAEGHTGHQGASPPIERSEQSPSMSHSQHGSSKAGHGSMQHGDMDHSQMDHGGMQHGDMDQSSGRPMQSNTHGARDVNGVAQPSFIPALTDADRAAAFPAIQGHTVHDKKPYAFLLFDQLEYQNADEGSALAWELGGWWGGDIDRVWLRSEGERTNGITEEAEVHVLWGHAVGPWWELVGGVRQDFKPGSPQTWAAVGLQGMALYGLEVEATAYLGEGGQTAARLEAEYDVLLTNRLVLQPVAELNFHGKDDSSRGIGSGLSEAEAGLRLRYEIAREFAPYVGVSWGRSYGQTADFTREEGEENESARFVAGVRMWF
- a CDS encoding copper resistance system multicopper oxidase, with translation MQYKTSRRTFVKGLVATGLFGGLGLWRSPVWAVTSPGQPTVLTGTEFDLVIGERPVNITGKPRTALTINGTIPGPLLRWREGDTVTLRVANRLEEDTSIHWHGIILPANMDGVPGLSFHGIAPDGMYEYKFQVNQHGTYWYHSHSGFQEQAGVYGPLVIDAKDPEPFEYDRDYVVMLTDWTDESSEEIMAKLKKQSDYYNFNQRTVGDFIRDAKQDGLGATLADRKMWAQMKMSPTDLADVSGYTYTYLMNGLAPNGNWTGLFKPGEKLRLRFINGSAMSYFDVRIPGLKMTVVAADGLHVEPVSVDEFRIAVAETYDVIVEPEQEQAYTIFAQSMDRTGFARGTLAIREGLGAPVPETDPRPELSMQDMGMDHGSMAGMSHDSAQPMSDMDHAQMGHGSMDHSQMGAMDHGTMGAMGAMQQHPATEEGNPLVDMQTMTPTPKLDDPGLGLRDNGRRTLTYGDLRSTFPDPDGREPSRTIELHLTGHMERFSWSFDGVEFSDAEPLRLTYGERVRITLVNDTMMTHPIHLHGMWSDLEDENGNFLVRKHTIDMPPGSRRSYRVTADALGRWAYHCHLLFHMEMGMFREVRVDERA